A window of Bacillus sp. 2205SS5-2 contains these coding sequences:
- a CDS encoding deoxynucleoside kinase, with protein sequence MGRNPFITVEGPIGVGKTSLAKAISDHYQYYLLKEIVDENPFLGKFYDNIDEWSFQTEMFFLCNRFKQLEDIDNHYLSKNKPVVADYHIMKNIIFAQRTLKNKQYDKYLRIYDILTGDMPHPNVVIYLHASLDTLLKRIEKRGREFEKKISPAYLNQLSADYEVYMENFKNNHSDIPVLTFNGDEMDFVKSDEDLNYMLHSLDKTLNKGV encoded by the coding sequence ATGGGGAGAAATCCTTTTATTACTGTTGAAGGTCCTATCGGTGTAGGGAAGACCTCTCTTGCCAAAGCCATTTCAGACCACTATCAATACTATCTCTTGAAAGAGATTGTAGATGAAAATCCTTTCCTTGGAAAGTTCTACGACAATATCGATGAGTGGAGCTTTCAAACCGAAATGTTTTTCTTGTGCAATCGCTTTAAGCAATTAGAAGACATCGACAATCATTATCTCTCTAAAAATAAGCCAGTTGTAGCTGATTATCATATTATGAAAAATATTATCTTCGCTCAGAGAACTCTCAAAAATAAACAATACGACAAATATCTCCGAATTTACGATATTTTAACAGGGGATATGCCTCATCCAAATGTCGTGATTTATTTACACGCTAGCTTGGACACTCTATTAAAAAGGATTGAAAAGCGCGGACGAGAGTTTGAGAAAAAAATCAGCCCAGCCTACCTAAATCAACTCTCAGCGGATTACGAAGTGTATATGGAGAATTTCAAGAATAACCATAGTGATATTCCGGTATTAACCTTTAATGGTGATGAGATGGATTTTGTAAAGAGTGATGAAGATTTGAATTATATGCTTCATTCCCTTGATAAAACATTAAATAAAGGAGTTTAG